The genome window atgtaccaGGTATTTCATTTCGTTCTTAAACTGCTGTAATTGGGACTCGGTCATGTTCTTGGTGTTTCAGAGTCTGATGAGGacgtggaggagatggaggagagagtaccATCACCTGAGGTGGCCCAGGAAGAGCCAACCTTCTACAAACAGACACCTTGGTAAGGAAACGTATCCATCTTAGTCTTGACTACATCAACAATCCTATTCCACTTTTCCTCCTCAATGCTAAGTCTTTAATACTATAACATGAATGGTGGCAAACATACCTTTCatcagagagggagtgagagagaggtgttCACCCATGGTGctcaaaataaaacattttaagatTGTAATTAATCATAACAGAATGCAAAGGGTAGAACTATGTTATACCAACATGACCGGTTTTATTGAAACGCAAAACATTTAACCTAGAAGGAACAAGTCACCTACACAGTACTAAAACATAACTCCAAATATAATATTTGTCTTGTAGGCTATTTGTATAAACATTTTAATTAATAACAAAACAGCTCTGTTTTCAAATAAAATCTAGGCCTCTCGTTTAATTTAGCCTTGGCTAATAAATAACCAAACATGGCTGTCTAcaatggctggtcatggctagaATGAATCCAGCTTGTCAAATTAACATCAGATTTGACTTTTCGtatcaggttaggagaatttacgcagCATGTTTGGAGaattaggaaaagggttagagttagctaAAAGGAAACTTTTGACGTGCGGTCGTGTGATTTATACGTGGCTTATTGACAACAGTTTCGTACTATGGGGCAGTTGGCTGCTGAATACGCTCAACTGAAATGCACCGATTGCGCATAATACTGTACTCTAGTCTATCAATCCATTCCAAATCTTTATAGACTACTATACATGAAACGGGCGGCACATGTTTATCTTGCCTAGGGGAGCAGAACTTCTACAGCTGTCCTGACCAACACAATTTGTCTAATTTGCGACTGTCCTTGGCCTGCTCAGTGAGCCGCTGCTGTTGGGAAATTAAAACTGTCCCACTCGTTTTTTTAAAGCAGCTTACGATATCCATCAGCCTTGTTACTTTGTTCTCAGGAAGGCGTGATctaggggcctcccgagtggcgcagtggtcttagGTAGTGCTAGCTGTGTCAGTAGATagtctgggtttgagtccaggctctgttgcagtcGGCCACAACCGGGAGACCCTTGGGGCAGgggacaattggcccagcgtcgtccgggttaggggagggtttggcccattgtcgttaggggagggtttggcccagcgtcgtccgggttaggggagggtttggcccagcgtcgtccgggttaggggggggtttggcccagcgtcgtccgggttagggggggcttggcccagcgtcgtccgggttaggggagggtttggcccattgtcgtccgggttaggggagggtttggtccagcgtcgtccgggttaggggagggtttggcccagcgtcgtccgggttaggggggggtttggcccagcgtcgtccgggttagggggggcttggcccagcgtcgtccgggttaggggagggtttggcccattttcgtccgggttaggggagggtttggcccagcgtcgtccgggttaggggagggtttggcccagcgtcgtccgggttaggggagggtttggcccagcgtcgtccgggttaggggatggtttggcccagcgttgtccgggtccCGTCGCGCATTAGcgtctcctgtggcgggccgggcacagtgcacgctgacacggttaccaggtgtacagtgtttcctctgacacattggtgggctggcttccgggttaagtaggCATTGTGTCaggaagcagtgtggcttggttgggttgtgtttcggaggacgcactgcTCTTGACCTTTGcatctcctgagtccgtacgggagttgcagcgacgtgactaactaccaattggatactgtTCCTTTCGTCCTTGTCAATCATTGATGAAATTAGTGTTATGACAATAtatttaattaaatcattcaaaaacctttaaTGCAATTgtagacagaagttgacaatcaggaacatagcacgcatgtttcccAGTAAGTTCTGCATCAAACAAAGTCTCAAGTTGTTTTGTTACACCCTCAGTCTAGCCTGGTGTCACTACCTACGTCATTACCTTTTTACTCCTGAGACCAAAACCCTGCCTACCAAGCTATATAAACAATGCTATATAAACAATGGCTTTTAGTGTTATCTTAAACTTAGCAGTAAACGTCCACTCCCCAAAGTTGATTTATTGTGGGATGTTTGACTAGTCttatctcctccactcccctgcaGAGCTCCTTCAGTCACACATTTCTCAGAGGGACCTCTTTATAATGAGAGAGAGAACTAAAAAACAATTGTGGAACAATACTAAACCTCtacaatgaatatatatatatatatatatagttcatctgtagtctaggaccctataaatgtaaggagggaggggtcttataacccctccccttctcttaatataacataagcataatcaattattctaatacatcaaacatttgtaAAGCCCCAatcatgacccctaggtgaacCCTAAcaataccatgaaattggggagaaaacggaGTAGTACATTTATTAAATTTAAGGCCGTtttaactagaggtcgaccgattttaagttttcataacaatcggtaatcagcgtttttggacgccgattacattgcactccacgaggagactgcgtggcaggctgaccacctgttacgcgcgggcagcaaggagccaagataagttgctagctagcattttaAATTTATctcataaaaaaacaatcaatcttaacataatcactagttaactacacatggttgatattaccagtttaactagcttgtcctgcgttgcgaataatcaatgcggtgcctgttaatttatcattgaatcacagcctatttcaccaaacgggtgatgatttaacaagcgcattcgtgaaaaaaaaGCActatcgttgcaccaatgtacctaaccataaacatcaatgcctttcttaaaatcaatacacaagcaTGTTTTTTTAAGCCTGcatatttaattaaaataaattcattttagcaggcaatattaactagggaaattgtgtcacttctcttgcgttctatGCAAGCAGAGtcggggtatatgcagcagtttgggccgcctggctcgttgcgaactgtgtgaagtccatttctTCCGAACAAAGACTAATTAATTTGCCTGAATTTTAcatacattgcacaaccttcaatattaacaggaatatttagacttatggatgccacccgttcgataaaatacggaacggttccgtatttcactgaaagaataaacgttttgttttcgaaatgatagtttccagatttgaccatgttaatgacctacggctcctatttctgtgtttgttatattataattaagtctatgatttgatagagcagtctgactgagcggtggtaggcagcagcaggctcgtaagcattaattcaaacagcacttaactgcgtttgccagcagctcttagcaatgcttgaagcacagcgctgtttatgacttcaagcctatcaactcccgagattaggctggcaataataAAGTGCCTATaaaaacatccaatagtcaaaggtatatgaattacaaatggtATATAGatatagtcctataataactacaacctaaaacttcttaactgggaatattgaagactcatgttaaaaggaaccaccagctttcatatgttctgagcaaggaacttaaacattaggttttttacatggcacatattgcacttttactttctttctcaaaacactttgtttttacaatatttaaaccaaattgaacatgtttcgttatttatttgagactaaattgatttttatttatgtattatattaagttaaaatacgtgttcattcagtattgttgtaattgtcattatatatagatataaaAATCagacgattaatcggtatcggctttttttggtcctcccataatcggtatcggcgttggaaaatcataatcggtcgacctctagtcttgaCTGTTTTGGAGAAAAACCCCTCTCGGCGGGTACACTGGAAACTTTGAGAATCAACACTTTGcattgcaaccccccccccccagacaattTGGATGTCAAATTTAATTTACTGGCTTTTCTGTGATGCCACATTGgtggtttacccaataaattTCTTGCCACTTATTTAGTACGACTTCATTCTAGTCTATGCTTGGGTTAATATTAGATATGTTTGTGTCTGGGCTATATCAGCACCgaggccaagagaccagaggaggAGGTGGCTTTAACCCCAGAGCCCGAGGCAGAACCTGAGGCGGTGCCAGACGTGGTGGATGGAAAACGGGACCTGGAGCCAGAGACCCAGCAGCAACAGGAACACACcacagaggagcagggagagaagTGTCCAGCCTCCTCACCCCTGCCCTCTGCCACTGCTGACCCTGCCCCCGCACCTGCTGAAGATAACCGGGTAGGTCTCAACCCTAATGTTGGCTACGCTGTGGTCATGTCAACATGGTGGTTGTGATTCCTTGTGTGACCTGGCTGTATATTCCTCTGGATGCTGTGTTTTGGCTGGTTATCCACTGTCGAGGTCACTAGGCAATCTGTGACTTGTCTAAACCTCTGGTTATTCCAGTTTGGTTTAAGAACCATTTTGGTTGCATCAGCTTTGATAGCTAATTTTGTACATTAACTACTATTGCTGAGAAATTCCTTCCTTTGGCCCTTGATGTTCTTCATTAGGTTTATCTGGCTTCTAGTGGTTTCCCTGTACAGCTACCAGACCTCGTTCAGCTTGATTTAATACCATCTGTTTGGTCTCTCCTCCAGCCTTTCTCCTGGGCGTCTGTCACCAGTAAGAACCTTCCCCCTAGTGGAGCTGTCCCTGTCTCAGGCATCCCCCCACACGTCGTCAAAGGCCCATCGGCACCGGTACGTTAACATACAATGTTACTTTTCTCTTTGTAAAAACACTCCTGTAGCACTCCGATATGATGTATTAATAAATACCAGCAGAAGAAACAACCACACATACTATATTGATTAGTAAGGGGATAAAATCACCTATTACACATCTAGCATGTATCCTACCAGTTGAAAGACCACACGTCCTATATTTATGATTAGGTATAATTAACATTTTACGTTTGACTTTTTTAAATCAACGTTCCTCTTaaaggacaacgaacacaatcaACTAGGAGCCTTGTTGTCTTGGTCTTCTAGCCTGGTTTCTCAGGGTCTTGTCTTGGTGCTTTAGCCCAGGGTGGAGGTGAAAACAGAAGCCACAGCACAGAGAACACAACcgagaggagaccagagaccaCGGGAAGCAAGGCCAGGCCCCCCACCAGTCAACAGAGGACCCCGACCAGGAGGTACCGTCCACCAGATAGCATCTCACCCCCAACACACGTTACCATCCACCAGGAAACTGGATCATGTTCAGGAGGTAGAAAACGTATCGAAATGAAGCGCAACTGGGATGTACTACCTGACCTCGTCCAATAAGAACacagatttgtttttgtttttaatgttttgcTACAGTATGCTGTCTACGTTGGACGTAAACCTGTCTGTTAGTTTGAACTCTGAATTGGAATCTGTCAGTCTGAATGGgaatctgtctgtgtgtatagtgCTTATTCTTTGAAGAAACATCAGACGTGTATGCGTGACCGTTAATAAAGTGATCTCTCATACCTCTGTCGGGTCTGCTCTTGGTCTGCAGTGCGGGAAGGAGAGCAGGGAGAGTCGTCGGAGGTTAGCCGTGTGGTGAGGTATCCAGACGCTCACCAGCTCTTCGTAGGGAACGTTCCCCATGATGTGGACAAGGCAGAGCTCAAGGAGTTTTTCCAACGTATGTTGCTTTTTTTAATGGTCTGCAAAAAAAAGCTTTTGAATTAATAGCTTTATGGTTTCAACTggcaaataattgattaaatagGGACAGCACATGGTAATCAACAACTCTGACAGTCCTGGGGTGTAGTAGTACCAGATTTAGATGGCTAGTCTTAATTGATCATGGTCCCCAAATGACCTGTAAAAGAGTTAGACataattgattagaatcattgATCTTTCTCATTTTAAATGATCTGCAACGGAACACAGAATGCTTTGCAGCAACTGATGGAAGTAATCGATTGATTGAAAGAGTTGATATGTCATTTTAATACGTTCTGGTTCTTCCTACAGAGTATGGTACTGTGCTTGAGCTACGGATCAACAGCGGAGGAAAGCTTCCCAACTTTGGCTTCGTGGTGTTTGACGACTCGGAGCCTGTGCAGAAAATCCTAAGCAGCCGGGTAATAATTATTTTAAACATACGTTAAGTCTGAGTGTTTTAATTACCAACATGCTGATTTGATGAGCTCGGCTCCATTTTGTAAAGCCTTCGGCTCCATTTTGTAAAGCCTTCGGCTCCGTTTTGTAGGGCCTTCGGCTCCGTTTTGTAAAGCCTTCGGCTCCATTTTGTAGGGCCTTAGGCTCCATTTTGTAGGGCCTTCGGCTCCATTTTGTAAGGCCTTCGGCTCCATTTTGTAAGGCCTTCGGCTCCATTTTGTAAAGCCTTCGGCTCCATTTCAATGATGATAGAAAGGTGCTTCATATTCCCATAAATGTCTGTTTGGAAGCAGTACATGTCATTCAACAATTCTTTCTAAAAGCCCACTCTGATCTTTACAGTTGTTTTTGATCATTTTAAATGAGTTAATATACTAACAGTCCTCTTTCATTTGTAGCCCATTAAGTTCAGAGGCGATGTCCGACTGAACGTGGAGGAAAAGAAGACTCGCTCCGCCCGGGAAGGGGACCGGCGAGACATCCGCCCCAGAGGTCCAGGTGGCCCCGGAGGGCCCCGAGAGAGGATTGGAGGGCCCAGAGGCCCCCCCACCAGGGGTGGCATGGCACAGAAACCCAGCTTTGGCTCTGGACGTGGTACTGGACCCAGTGAGGGAGGTCGCTACATGGGACCTCGTCAGTGAATGTAACTCTGAAGTTGGTCTGATGTCCTACTACCATgccagttactactactactgatgtcaGTTGCCCCGACTCTTGAGTATTATAAAACAAAGATggcttctccatccctccttcgcTTTTTGTTTTGTTCCTTGGGATTCTGGAATGTGATCCATCGCTCCTTTCTCCTGACGTTGACATGATCTGGACTTTTCTCCTCGTCTTTTACATCATCCTGAACTTGAATTTGTTGaaagtaataaaaaataaataaaggggTCTTAAACTAACTACTTGAATTGGAACAACCCAGTTTGGTTTTGGCGGTCTCTCCCTGTTTCTTAAAGGAACGTGTATGTTCTGCTTGGGCAGTCCtgtgtattgctaccactgtctTTTCAGGTCAAATGCAAGTAATGGTTTTATTTTAAATTGTGAAGTTGAATCATGGTTGTAAATGGTTATTATCGAGCATGTAACAGATCTGGTCTGCCTTTCACTACTGATGCACTTCATCATGACAAATCGGCTGAGAGAACTGAATAAACATGTTTTACTGTTTTAAACCTGAATTCTGTCGTCTATACATCGAGTTGATCTTTATGggccagtttcctggacacaTTAGTCCTACTTCTGGACTATAAAGCATGTCTGGAGATGCACTAAAAAGCAAGCTCATTGGACAAGATAAGgtgtccaggaaaccagcccTTATTTATTAGGAGAAAAGGAACTGGCTGCCCTAAGGAAACCTAGCCACGAACCGTGAAAGAGATGACATCCCCAAAAAAGCAGAAGATCAGAAGCAGTGGCAGTCCTGTTGTCGATGCCTTATGTTCCACACAGGAACCAAGAGGATTAAGGAAGTCATTCTTTAACACCGAGCAAATGTATTGCCAAGATGTAAATGAGACGGATGTACAAGAAGTAGTTTTCCTTCTCTTGTAGGTCAGCACAGTGTTTCCTACTTAAAATGGTTAGCATTGATTTCCATCCTAACGGCATGTTCATGTAAACTAGAGATCACGTGGTCTAGTTTAGGAGTGGCACCAGACGGAAGAGGATCTTGCCGGCTGCAATGGACGACAGATGGCTCTGGAGGACTTCATCAGAACAGATGCTTTAGTACAGTACACTATAGCCATGGCATGGGTAAAATCAGTATTATATATAACATCAGTATATTCTAGTGCTATTCAGGAGCATCAGTATCTATCATAGGGTTTCAAAGGGCACACCATTGTCAGGCCAACACCCTCTTTGGGATTACCTTGACTATAATTGAATAGGTCaacctacactatatatacacaagtatgtggacaccccttcaaattagtggatttagctatttcagccacacccattgcagACCagtgtataaaaatcgagcacacagccatgcaatctccatagaccaacattgacagtagaatggcccgtactgaagagctccgtgactttcaaagtggcaccgtcataggatgctacctttccaacaagtcagtttgtcaaatttctgccctgcaagagctaccccagtcaactgtaagtgcttttattttggagtggaaatgtctaggagcatcaacggctaagtggtaggccacaagctcacagaacgggactgcagagtgctgtctgtcctcggttacaacactcactaccgagttccaaactgcctctggatgcaACGTCGGCACAAGAACTGTTGCTTTGTTGAGAAATGCTTTGTTGActttggaagaacttgactggcctgcacagagccctgacttcaaccccatcaaacacctttgggatgaattttttaaatcctttatttaactaggcaagtcagttaagaacaaattcttatttacaatgatgccctagaaacagtgggctaactgccttattcagaacgacagatgtttaccttgtcagcttggggatttgagcACCTTTCAGTTATtgatccaacgctctaaccgctaggctacctgccgccccaacattggaacgccaactgcgagccagacctaatcggccaacatctgtgatctgacctcactaatgctcttgtggctaaatggaagcaagtccccgcagcaatgttccaacatctaatggaaagccttcccagaagagtggaagctgttatagcagcaaaggggggaccaactccatattaatgcccatgattttgtaatgagatgttcagggagcagatgtccacatacttttggtcatgtagagtATCTTAGTATATTAGGGTTGAAACGGTGTGTTACTTACtacagggactgtggtggtcatgaaattttgtcagccttTTTTGTCACGCGAAAGCCTGCTgatctcacagtaattgaccgttaatgaacataaacacgtttagcatcgCCAGGAATTTACACATATAAGCCGCATACAAGCTGCTGATGCGCACATTTGGAAGacaaataaatccatttaatatacacTATCACAATAACTATTCTAAAGAAACacgaagaaaatgtatttcaaaagaacagaatatgagttgagTATGTTATCTGGCTTTGCGCCATGCCGTAGggttgttcatttagcagacaagatgcTTAAATCCTGtgccattgttttatttttttagg of Salvelinus alpinus chromosome 4, SLU_Salpinus.1, whole genome shotgun sequence contains these proteins:
- the LOC139574804 gene encoding ras GTPase-activating protein-binding protein 1-like — encoded protein: MVMEKPSAQLVGREFVRQYYTLLNQAPDYLHRFYGKNSSYVHGGLDNNGKPVESVYGQSEIHKKVLALNFRDCHTKIRHVDAHATLNEGVVVQVMGELSNDMQPMRKFMQTFVLAPEGTVTNKFYVHNDVFRYQDEVFGDSDSEPPEESDEDVEEMEERVPSPEVAQEEPTFYKQTPCTEAKRPEEEVALTPEPEAEPEAVPDVVDGKRDLEPETQQQQEHTTEEQGEKCPASSPLPSATADPAPAPAEDNRPFSWASVTSKNLPPSGAVPVSGIPPHVVKGPSAPPRVEVKTEATAQRTQPRGDQRPREARPGPPPVNRGPRPGVREGEQGESSEVSRVVRYPDAHQLFVGNVPHDVDKAELKEFFQQYGTVLELRINSGGKLPNFGFVVFDDSEPVQKILSSRPIKFRGDVRLNVEEKKTRSAREGDRRDIRPRGPGGPGGPRERIGGPRGPPTRGGMAQKPSFGSGRGTGPSEGGRYMGPRQ